A window from Athalia rosae chromosome 5, iyAthRosa1.1, whole genome shotgun sequence encodes these proteins:
- the LOC125501086 gene encoding uncharacterized protein LOC125501086, producing MPMALAALPKAFGLPVETRKGLFPHLFNTPANPGYVGLLPSAEYHSPDSMRTAERTAFHAWYNEAVENNYVFEFDKELIDYCRSDVDILRRACSALRDNFPTQGGVCPFSQSTTIASACSVLFRQNFLQDNTIGIIPSRGYRMTDNQSTKAVEWLVCKEREIGIEIMHAGRCREYRIPETGRPVDGYYVTEDGTRHVLEFQGCYWHGCRNCFTANRDEELVAKDCMNKRFEETRAKTVRMRALGYVVTEMWECVFAEMLKNDAELRAYVEQHPLIVARNEKCLNPRDAFFGGRTNNTKRFYEVAEGERIRYVDVCSLYPWVCKNGWYPVGHPKVHVGDSCETLTGPDNANLDAVEGLVKCVVLPPQNLYHPLLPVRMHGKLMFPLCRTCCENSTPDDCPHANEADRWLSGTRVSDELKKAITLGYRIVDVSEI from the coding sequence ATGCCTATGGCTCTCGCGGCGCTGCCCAAAGCCTTCGGGCTCCCCGTAGAAACACGCAAGGGactttttccccatttattCAATACGCCGGCGAATCCCGGCTACGTTGGCCTGCTACCATCAGCCGAATATCATTCGCCGGACAGCATGAGGACCGCGGAACGAACAGCATTTCACGCGTGGTACAACGAGGCTGTGGAAAATAACTATGTATTTGAGTTCGACAAGGAGTTGATCGATTATTGTCGAAGCGACGTTGACATTCTTCGGAGAGCCTGTTCGGCGTTGAGAGATAATTTTCCCACGCAGGGGGGTGTCTGTCCGTTCTCGCAAAGCACCACCATCGCGTCTGCGTGTTCGGTACTATTTCGACAGAATTTCCTGCAAGACAATACCATCGGGATTATACCGTCTCGCGGGTATCGGATGACCGACAATCAGTCCACCAAGGCGGTCGAGTGGCTCGTCTGCAAAGAACGCGAAATCGGTATAGAGATAATGCACGCGGGTCGCTGCAGGGAGTATCGTATCCCGGAAACGGGTCGCCCTGTGGACGGTTACTACGTGACCGAGGATGGTACCAGACACGTGCTCGAATTTCAGGGGTGTTACTGGCACGGATGCCGAAATTGTTTCACAGCGAATCGCGACGAAGAACTGGTGGCTAAAGATTGCATGAATAAGCGCTTCGAGGAAACCCGCGCGAAGACCGTCAGAATGCGTGCGCTCGGTTACGTCGTGACGGAGATGTGGGAGTGCGTTTTCGCCGAGATGCTGAAGAACGACGCGGAACTGCGAGCGTACGTGGAGCAACACCCGTTGATCGtcgcgagaaacgaaaagtgtTTAAATCCTCGCGATGCGTTCTTCGGCGGTCGTACGAACAACACGAAACGGTTCTACGAGGTTGCCGAGGGGGAGCGAATTCGCTATGTGGATGTTTGCTCCCTGTATCCGTGGGTGTGCAAAAACGGGTGGTACCCCGTTGGACATCCCAAGGTGCACGTGGGGGATTCCTGTGAGACGTTGACAGGGCCCGACAACGCGAATCTAGACGCGGTAGAGGGCCTCGTGAAATGCGTCGTGCTTCCGCCGCAAAATCTCTACCACCCGTTGCTGCCGGTCCGCATGCACGGCAAATTGATGTTTCCGTTGTGTCGCACGTGTTGCGAGAATTCGACACCCGACGATTGCCCGCATGCGAACGAAGCCGACCGCTGGTTGAGCGGTACACGGGTGtcggacgaattgaaaaaagcgatCACCCTGGGGTACAGAATTGTCGATGTCAGCGAAATATGA
- the LOC125501066 gene encoding uncharacterized protein LOC125501066, with product MIRDINLVRDQHRMCQTLLVVNLDIVLLREGMGRQALTMIAKACPRLEKINTTGLTIGPAGLREIADRVTKLIHLQLERALEPVDPELYRIVQGNASLEKLEISNNPLTGKGLEAAQLKVFECTDCDNLKAEPLANTIRRQTEMRSLQIRLCKGVIGSG from the coding sequence ATGATCCGCGATATTAACTTAGTTCGCGACCAACACCGTATGTGCCAAACACTGCTGGTAGTAAACCTAGACATCGTACTGCTACGCGAGGGCATGGGAAGGCAAGCTCTAACGATGATTGCAAAAGCATGCCCAAGACTCGAAAAGATCAACACCACGGGACTGACGATAGGACCGGCAGGACTAAGGGAAATCGCGGACCGAGTCACAAAGCTCATCCATCTCCAACTAGAGCGAGCACTTGAACCGGTGGATCCCGAGCTATATAGAATTGTCCAAGGAAACGCCTCCCTGGAGAAACTAGAAATTAGCAATAATCCTCTCACGGGTAAGGGACTGGAGGCCGCACAACTGAAAGTCTTTGAATGCACCGATTGTGACAACCTAAAGGCAGAACCTCTAGCAAACACCATACGGCGGCAAACTGAAATGAGGAGCTTACAGATAAGACTTTGCAAGGGCGTAATTGGAAGCGGATAA